A part of Prolixibacteraceae bacterium genomic DNA contains:
- a CDS encoding transposase produces the protein MTQLIKTSKKKIFLILDNLKVHHSKIVKEWGSDNKNKIELFFLPSYSPDRNPDEFLNCDLKQGLSIKPSPRTQEKLTQNVKDHMTMLKESPYRVKNTLKLIALNTQLKITLNYRRVNNYAVLPQNTH, from the coding sequence ATGACACAACTTATAAAGACTTCTAAAAAGAAAATATTTTTGATATTAGACAATCTTAAAGTACACCATAGTAAGATCGTAAAAGAATGGGGATCTGACAATAAGAATAAAATAGAACTCTTTTTCTTGCCATCATACTCTCCTGATAGAAATCCAGATGAATTTCTGAATTGCGATTTGAAACAAGGTTTATCTATAAAGCCCTCACCTAGAACACAAGAGAAGTTAACCCAAAATGTCAAAGATCATATGACTATGCTTAAAGAATCACCTTATAGAGTGAAAAACACTTTAAAGCTGATAGCATTAAATACGCAGCTTAAAATAACGTTAAATTACCGTCGGGTTAATAATTATGCTGTTTTGCCACAAAACACACATTGA
- a CDS encoding SRPBCC domain-containing protein translates to MKEYKKYFTLGGSPEDIYNCLTNPVMIEIWTGEPAVMPKEPGGEFSMWDGAICGKIISYEPNKQIEQLWYFGEDETSLVTIKLHPHKKGTSVEVKQQSIPEDAYDNIAEGWDEDYFGALEELFEI, encoded by the coding sequence ATGAAAGAATACAAGAAGTATTTTACTCTAGGAGGATCACCTGAAGATATCTATAACTGTCTGACGAATCCCGTCATGATAGAGATATGGACAGGAGAGCCTGCAGTAATGCCAAAGGAGCCTGGAGGTGAGTTTTCTATGTGGGATGGAGCAATCTGTGGTAAGATAATCAGTTATGAACCCAATAAGCAGATTGAACAGTTATGGTATTTTGGAGAGGACGAAACTTCTCTTGTTACAATCAAGTTACACCCTCATAAGAAAGGAACGAGCGTAGAGGTTAAACAGCAGAGTATACCTGAAGATGCATATGATAATATTGCAGAAGGGTGGGATGAAGATTACTTTGGCGCTCTAGAAGAACTTTTTGAAATATAG
- the ubiA gene encoding putative 4-hydroxybenzoate polyprenyltransferase produces the protein MINKINNYLNLVKFSHTIFAMPFAIIGFTLGYAEEHLFHLNTFLLVILCMFFARNAAMGFNRLVDRKYDAENPRTSSREIPKGIISPIHARNFVIFNVIAFIATTYFINPLCFYLSPIAIFTVLFYSYVKRFSSLCHYVLSLGLALAPIGAYLAVRGHFSLIPVLFSFVVFFWVGGFDIIYSCQDEGFDSKFSLYSIPSLVGVRKALNISKLSHLLSICLLIVIGVIWPYNVAIYIISATIFTSLILYQHSLVKADDLSKVNIAFGTTNGIASVLFAIGIITSVLW, from the coding sequence ATGATAAACAAGATAAATAACTATCTGAATTTAGTAAAATTCTCCCACACCATCTTCGCGATGCCATTTGCGATTATTGGCTTTACATTGGGATATGCCGAAGAGCATCTATTTCATTTAAATACATTTCTATTGGTCATCCTCTGCATGTTTTTTGCAAGAAATGCAGCGATGGGGTTTAACCGACTTGTAGACAGAAAATACGATGCAGAAAATCCACGTACCAGTAGCAGAGAGATACCTAAAGGAATAATTAGTCCTATACATGCAAGAAATTTTGTCATCTTCAACGTGATTGCATTTATCGCGACAACATATTTCATTAATCCATTATGTTTTTACCTATCACCTATTGCGATTTTCACTGTACTTTTTTACAGCTACGTAAAGCGCTTTTCAAGTCTATGCCATTACGTTCTAAGCTTAGGTCTTGCTCTTGCTCCAATAGGTGCTTATTTAGCCGTTAGAGGTCATTTTAGTCTTATTCCAGTACTATTCAGTTTTGTTGTATTCTTCTGGGTTGGGGGATTTGACATCATCTACTCTTGTCAAGACGAAGGTTTTGACTCTAAATTTAGTCTCTACTCTATTCCTTCTCTTGTAGGAGTAAGAAAAGCTTTGAATATATCCAAACTATCACATCTACTATCTATCTGTCTCCTAATCGTTATAGGAGTTATATGGCCATACAACGTAGCTATATACATTATTTCAGCAACAATTTTCACCTCTTTAATTCTATATCAACATTCGCTTGTTAAAGCAGATGACCTATCTAAAGTAAATATTGCTTTTGGAACCACCAATGGTATTGCAAGTGTACTTTTTGCCATAGGAATTATAACTTCAGTCCTTTGGTAA
- a CDS encoding DUF3078 domain-containing protein: MLRLKILPLITLLNLLLAINVSKAQDVPDVPTQQDSVKNSVRLLNRLMYSPDEWKIMDQEFRKSISGLIHHATDNPIDTTIVNMEYYLNSPGYDNIFQRDVEDIKDKDIVSGYVNDSTMNAVLDTLRSQTIDSLYLTGIEVPDSLLLQVADSASTIPMLPASELFNNTSKVVPKAFADTLNEKFIALELSPDLSLDIYDSIRLNFSDSLRMAYNEQQRELYKDSLFKAYRKDYAETIAGAVVSDRRFEIEQRNEDLLYFYNDSVVSATNRDAFAAINNLQRFAKRDSIKVTFTNLDGNEVSIWTSNEEGKNNFIRFYLKNMQNDSLGILVFNQGKGNANIFIDDPSVELTRIEQTEHKQATKLKEKKYSITDEFIVPVAMKAPVQPWDLGGQVSLGFTQTSLSNWSAGGESSLSGLFMGNYHFNYKMPTQTWENKIDIKYGINKNKDSGMRKNTDNLEMNSKYGFSAFKKWYYSGELNFQTQMAPGYNYDQSETDPTSKFMAPGRLRFSVGMDYKPTSNLSVMLSPLAVQATFVLDTDEIDETAYGLEKGKSQQWDPGFSATANYKHIFSEDMSFETNGSIFSKYKGVFKSINFKWEGKLNIQLNQYIRATVLCDARYNSDTMFPIYETDSAGKEVKVGEENRFEFKEMITLGFSYRFY, encoded by the coding sequence ATGTTACGTTTAAAAATTCTTCCCTTAATTACACTACTGAATTTATTGCTTGCAATCAATGTGTCTAAAGCACAAGATGTGCCAGATGTTCCAACGCAACAAGATTCTGTTAAGAATAGTGTTCGACTACTGAATAGATTGATGTATTCTCCCGATGAGTGGAAGATCATGGATCAAGAGTTTAGAAAGAGTATTAGTGGTCTAATTCATCATGCTACGGATAATCCTATTGACACAACAATTGTTAATATGGAGTATTATTTAAATAGTCCTGGCTATGATAATATTTTTCAACGTGATGTTGAAGATATAAAAGATAAGGATATTGTTTCTGGTTATGTTAATGACAGTACGATGAATGCTGTGTTAGATACGTTAAGATCGCAAACCATAGATAGTCTCTATTTAACGGGTATTGAAGTCCCTGATTCTCTATTGTTACAGGTTGCTGATAGTGCGAGCACCATTCCGATGTTGCCTGCAAGCGAATTGTTTAATAATACATCAAAGGTTGTTCCCAAAGCTTTTGCTGATACGCTGAATGAGAAATTTATTGCTTTGGAGTTAAGCCCCGATTTGTCGTTGGATATATACGATAGTATTCGACTTAATTTCTCAGATTCTTTGAGAATGGCATATAATGAACAGCAGCGAGAATTGTATAAAGACTCACTTTTTAAGGCTTATAGAAAAGACTATGCAGAGACTATTGCAGGGGCAGTGGTTAGCGACCGTCGCTTTGAGATAGAACAACGTAATGAAGATTTGCTATATTTCTATAATGATTCTGTGGTTAGTGCAACCAATAGAGATGCATTTGCCGCAATCAATAATCTGCAACGTTTTGCTAAGCGAGACTCTATTAAGGTTACCTTTACAAATCTAGATGGTAATGAGGTCTCGATATGGACAAGTAATGAGGAGGGGAAGAATAATTTTATTCGTTTCTATCTTAAGAATATGCAGAATGACTCCTTGGGTATTTTGGTATTTAATCAAGGAAAAGGAAATGCAAATATATTTATTGATGATCCTTCTGTTGAGTTGACTCGTATTGAGCAGACTGAGCATAAGCAGGCGACCAAGTTAAAAGAGAAGAAATATAGTATCACGGATGAGTTTATTGTGCCTGTAGCAATGAAAGCTCCTGTTCAACCATGGGATTTAGGAGGGCAAGTAAGCTTAGGATTTACACAGACATCACTATCTAATTGGTCTGCTGGAGGAGAATCGTCGTTGTCTGGTCTTTTTATGGGTAATTATCATTTTAACTATAAGATGCCAACACAAACTTGGGAGAATAAAATTGATATTAAGTATGGTATCAATAAAAATAAAGATAGTGGAATGCGTAAGAATACCGATAATTTGGAGATGAATTCAAAATATGGTTTCTCTGCATTTAAAAAATGGTACTACTCGGGAGAGTTAAATTTCCAAACACAGATGGCTCCTGGTTATAATTATGATCAAAGTGAAACGGATCCAACTAGTAAATTTATGGCACCCGGTCGACTACGTTTCTCTGTCGGTATGGATTATAAACCCACTAGTAATTTGTCTGTGATGCTCTCTCCATTGGCTGTACAAGCTACTTTTGTTTTAGATACAGATGAAATCGATGAGACGGCATATGGTTTAGAAAAGGGGAAGTCTCAACAGTGGGATCCTGGTTTCTCAGCTACTGCAAATTATAAGCATATCTTTAGTGAAGATATGTCGTTTGAAACCAATGGATCGATATTCTCTAAGTATAAAGGGGTGTTTAAGTCTATTAACTTCAAGTGGGAAGGGAAATTGAATATACAGTTGAATCAATATATTAGAGCTACGGTTCTGTGTGATGCTAGGTATAATAGCGATACGATGTTCCCGATATATGAGACCGATTCCGCAGGTAAAGAGGTGAAAGTGGGAGAGGAGAATCGCTTTGAGTTTAAAGAGATGATCACTTTAGGATTTAGCTATAGATTCTATTAA